Genomic window (Chryseobacterium bernardetii):
GGAATATAAAATTCAAATAGTATTACCGTGATGATAAACCCAAATGGTTTAAATATGAGTATTCTTCTAAGTATGGGAAGCAGCCCTTTTATTGAAAACAGTAGTTCCTATACTTGCCGCAATAACACAACTAATGGAGATCCATTGTAAAAAAGACAGTTCTTCAGCAAGAAATACCAGTCCGGAAAGAGCTGCAAACGCAGGTTCCAGACTCATCAGAATGCTGAATGTTTTTGCCGGAAGCCTTTTTAAGGCCATCATTTCTAAAGAAAAAGGTAAAGCACTGGATAAAATAGCCACTCCCAAACCTTTTACAAAAATAGTCGGGGTCATATTAAAAACCGCTCCGTCCCATATTGTGAAAGGGATAATTACCAGGCTGGCAAATAACATTCCTGTGGTTACGGCATCTTTTCCGTCCATTATTTTAGAAACTTTTCCACCCATAACAATATAAAGAGCCCAGAATATTCCGGCAAGGAAAGCCAGTCCAAGGCCTAATAAATCTACATGA
Coding sequences:
- a CDS encoding EamA family transporter; this translates as MKNSNLAIPATLLAIICVQGGASIAKQLFPAIGAIGTVTLRIVLSAVLLTIINRPKFLEFTPQKWKYCAMYGTGLAAMNLIFYMAIQRIPLGLAVTVEFAGPLFLALALSRKLLDVVWALLACIGILLIVPWKSDHVDLLGLGLAFLAGIFWALYIVMGGKVSKIMDGKDAVTTGMLFASLVIIPFTIWDGAVFNMTPTIFVKGLGVAILSSALPFSLEMMALKRLPAKTFSILMSLEPAFAALSGLVFLAEELSFLQWISISCVIAASIGTTVFNKRAASHT